aactttatttatttttaagctttcattatatcaatattttactaatttagtttattttttgaaaaaagtgatttttttttgtaatagtatgcgggttaaccgtttaacccgctggcttatgcggaccggactcagacttaatattataactcgtttatatttgtCGACGGGTTTGTTCTCCTCCATTTTCCACTCGCATATAAAGCAAGTAAAGTAAAAGCATTTTgtgatcatcattatcattatcataacCATAATAATGGATGCAAAGAAGAAGAGCAACAGTTATGGAAAGAACAAGTTGAGTGactctgatgatgatgatagcaAAAACTTGGAAGAACCAGAATTGGATCTTTCTCTTGAGAAATTGAACCTTGGACCTAAGAAAAAGTTGCTTATTTTCAACCTAAATGGATTTCTTCTCCACAGAGTTCATGTTCGTGATAAGAATGCAATTCCCAAATCTCGAACCCGTGATTACAAATATCGAAACTTTCTCCGTACGTAATATTTACTCAAACTCATTCAATTTaggaatgttttttttttaatcatatgcttaattaaTGACTATATTGTGAATTACTGAATTTTGATGCAGTTTTTAAGAGGCCATTTAGTGAAGAATTTATGAAATTCTGCCTTGAAAGATTTGAAGTTGGACTCTGGTCTTCTGCAATGGAGTCAGTAACACTTTTaaattttcctcttttttttgtttcttaataTTTGATTGgttatttttagttaaaaaaaaatgtgattcaTTATTTGGTGTtgtggttttaaattgcggctGCGGTTGTTGCAATTACAATCATTGCTGCGACGCGCAATGCAGCTTGTTAAAAGTACTGATTCTGAGGTGTTTGAAATACACGGTTtagagattgttaaaagtaagattttttattagatttgaTGCAAATTAAGATTTGAGATtcgtaaattttattttttgttgagaaaatttgaacaaacaatGACCAAAGCCGTTTGATGCTGCGGCTCCTAATGTGGTTACATTGCGGTCGTATTAGTACAcatgaatgaaaaattaaaaatcacacTGCAATTGCAGTGCGATGTGGTTGTGGAGACTACTGCATTAACAATACTTGCGAGTAAAGACAGTCTTACATGATAATCCTTTTAATACTATATTAATGCATTGCAGGCATAATATTGATGGTGCTTTAGCCTCTGCTATGGGAGAATCAAAGAACAAGCTGCTATTTATTTGGGTACATTTACTTgaattttttagataaatttaaaatacattGATGGTTAATGTTGTCTGTTATATATAATTGTTTTAGGATCAAGATAAATGTAGAGATTCTGGTTTTAAATCATTGGAGAACAATAAGAAGCCTCTTTTTTTCAAAGAACTGAAAAAAGTGTGGGATACTGTCAAGAAAGGAGGCCCGTATTCTGCTTCAAATACTTTGCTGATTGATGATAAACCATACAAGTCCTTTCTTAATCTTGTAATTCAATtctatactcttttttttatgtttaactAATCTTTGTTTTTGAATCAAATATTAACAACTTTAATCACCCCAATTATTGCAGCCCAATACATCAATTTTTACTAAGTCATATGATCCTGAAGATAAGGAGGACAAAGAACTAGGTGATAACATATgcttctaattttttaaaaaaatattaaaaatcgaagcatatgtgttttttttaagtCAAAATCATATGcttctatttttaatattgtttagcaaattgatgtatttaattttagtaaCTTACAGGTTTTTCTCATTTGTGTAGATCCAAATGGTGAACTGTGTAAGTACTTGAAAGGACTAGCTGAAGCTGAAGATGTTCAGTCATATGTGAAGGAAAATGCTTTTGGTGTACCAGCAATTACAGAAGATGATCCTGATTGGGGTTTTTACTCACGAGTTCGTTCACGTCTTCGCAATATTGAATGATATATTGATCGACAAAGTATAAGGAAATATAGTGGTTTGGTTTTCATGCTGTCTTCATAGGATTTGGAGAAATGATTTTATGTTCTATTGTCTTACTATTTTCAGTACTTAATTTGCAAGCACTTAATGATTTTACTTAATGATTTTCTCTTGATTGTGGTTGATGTGAAAAGACTTATGTATGGTTGTTTGGATTGTATTTCTTTAATGGTATATGGTTTTATGGATgatcttgttttgtttttatgtatAGTTGTTAGGTTTGGCAGTATATTTTTCAaactataatctataatctacaAATCTAAAAGGATTCAAATGACCATtgaaaaaacatttattttccTCTTCAGCCATGTGGTGTGAAGAAGAAAATTTCCAATCTTCTGATTAGCATGCATTGTTCAGTGTTCACTTCTCTACTATTATAAATCATTCACTATCATTAAATAACTTTTTATCACTATAAAAATTCAACATTACTTGGTCTaagtaaaaatatttcattaatgacaaaaataaaatacaaattaatgTCAAAATAGTATAGGATATATCTTCTGTGAAACTAATTACTACTTGTTTCTGTCATATGTGCATTTCACAACTTTCCAACTAACAAACCATAACTGACTGCTGGATTATGAGAGAGTGGAACACAAATAACTAACTTTGTCTTACAAACAATCCTAACTACTTAAACAGAAAATAACCAACTACTAACAAACCATAACAAACCTAACTGTCATTTCTAGTTACACAAAGCACTTAATCTGTTAATTTcatcttttaatcaattaatacACTATCTCCCTCATTTGCAActttgtatatataaagcaaGTAAAGTCTAAACATTTTCTCATAATCAGCATAaccaaaattcattcaaactaAGTGTGAGTATCAAGAATGGAAGCAGAGAAGAAGATTGGTGACAATGCATATAAGGCTTATCTTAATCCTGTAAATTCAACActcaatttatttattcttataatatatatgtttttaaaattattcgaATGTTAACAATTTTCATAAACTCAAATTACAGGAGAATACAGCAATTTTTGTCAAGTCATATGATCCTGAGGACAAGGAGGACAATGCATTGGGTGAGAACATATGCTTCttattttttagagattttttatgtatttaattttagtaatGTAAGgtgtttatttttgtaattttaatttgtatagATCCAAATGGTGAATTGTGTGAGTATTTGAAAGGAGTAGCTGAAGCTGAAGATGTTCAGTCTTATGTGAAGAATAATGCTTTTGGGATACCAGCAATTAATTTGAAGTCTTCATCAGGCCACCCTGAAAGGAATTTTTACTTCACAGTTCGTTACCTCGATGGAATATAGTGGTTTGGTTTCCATAGGATTTAGGTGACAACTTATGTTCTAGAGAAATGTTTTGTCCTATCGATGTTTTAgctacttttttttgtttcaaatactCAAAGTTGCATTGTACTATGAATGAAATTGTGGTTTAGTTTTCTCTGAATTGTTGTTGATTTGAAAATAGTTACATATGGCTGTTTGGGTTATGGTTGGTTGTTTGATTTGGCAGTATATTTTCAATCCATAGTGTTGATAAAAGTAAAATCCTAGTCTAAACACAGTAACTTGTGAAACAAGTTAACTGTCTTTTGTGCATGCTTAGCTGGCATAGGCtgttagattcattgtaaatgACTGTCAGTTAGTTGATATGATCTTACCTTTGTATATATAGCTTGCTATGACACAGTGTAACATTGACTGTGTGTGAATAAAATTTTCTGCATCTTAAGCTGAATCTGCACCTATGCTTCATGTTCTTGCTTGTTCAAGTTTTCGGCGTTCACTCAAGCATGGCTTACCAATTACAGTTCTCACACATAGTGTGGATATTAATGCTAGgattttattactttatttttctgaTAAAGAAGGCCTTATAAAACTAAGAACCAGAAAATGTAAACTATAATCTGATTTTTCAACACAGTTGATGAAAGATGCAAGTGATAAAAAAATTCTCATTCAAAATATAATGCACAACATATTGAGACACTAGCCAAGGGTCCTCAAATTGGATGTCTTGGGAATGATCTCACCTTGGTTGATAAAACACATTGAAATTAGGACTCCAAAATGGAAAACATGTCAAGTCTTCATTGTACAAGGTTTGAGAAACCAACCATGTAGGCTATTTTGTAGCATGAGTCATAAGAGAAGCATGTTCATCCATCAATTTAACCAAGGCTCTTGCATGTGTTCCTTGATAGGCTTGTGCGTGTTCCTTGAACTGAGGTATTCAATATGGCCGAGAGTGATCTGGGAGACAAATTGCAGGAACAAGAAGAATATTACACCGCTTCTTTCAAAATTATCGACTACACACCAGGAAATTCTATAAGGTTCTTTAAGCATACATATTTGATGACCAAACAACAATAAGCTTAGCCATCAGGTGGAGCTGATGTGGTTTCAGCGCTCTTGTGCAAAATGGTTGAAGGATGGGGATAGAAATATGTGTTATTACCATCTTAAAACTGTCAATAGGAGGAGGCGTAATAGCATTATTATGCTTAAAGATGATAATGGAGTTTGGATTGAAGATAGTAAGAAACTTCAAGAGGAAGTcaataatttctataaaaagTTATTTACTATTAGCACTCAAAGTGCCTTATGGAAACAAACAGACGCCACCTTTCCATTGTTGGATATCATTGATATTGCAAGTCTGGAAGCAGAAAATTAGAAATGCAGTTTTTGATATTTGCCCATGGAAGGCACCGG
This genomic interval from Trifolium pratense cultivar HEN17-A07 linkage group LG6, ARS_RC_1.1, whole genome shotgun sequence contains the following:
- the LOC123890436 gene encoding uncharacterized protein LOC123890436 produces the protein MDAKKKSNSYGKNKLSDSDDDDSKNLEEPELDLSLEKLNLGPKKKLLIFNLNGFLLHRVHVRDKNAIPKSRTRDYKYRNFLLFKRPFSEEFMKFCLERFEVGLWSSAMEHNIDGALASAMGESKNKLLFIWDQDKCRDSGFKSLENNKKPLFFKELKKVWDTVKKGGPYSASNTLLIDDKPYKSFLNLPNTSIFTKSYDPEDKEDKELDPNGELCKYLKGLAEAEDVQSYVKENAFGVPAITEDDPDWGFYSRVRSRLRNIE